The genomic DNA CTACGCGGAGAAGGCGATGCGGGAGGCGGCCACCCACACCACGTGGAACGACCCGGACGGCGATTTCGAGTCCGCCGTGCACGCGTGGCTGGACGCCGTCGTCGACGGCCCGGTGGCAACGGAGCTGACGTCGTTGGTGGGGCGCCTCGACGAGTACGGCCGCAACGATGCGCTGGGCCAGAAGCTGTTCCAGCTGACACTGCCCGGCGTGCCGGACGTCTACCAGGGCACCGAACTGTGGGAGGACAGCCTCGTCGATCCCGACAACCGCAGGCCGGTGGACTACGCCATGCACCGGCAGGCGCTCAACACCCGCGACCACAACAAGTTGCGCGTCACGGCCGCCGCGCTGCACCTGCGCCGCGAGCGACCCGACACGTTCGTCTCGGGCGGATACCGACCGGTGCTCACCGACGGGGCCGCTCGTGAACACGTGGTGGCCTTCCAGCGGGGTGACGACGTCGTGGTCGCCGCCAGCAGGTGGACCGTGCGCCTCGCCGAATCCGGCTGGGGCGACACTACGTTGAACCTTCCCGCCGGTCGCTGGACCGACCGGCTCACCGATCGCGAGTTCACCGGACGGGTCGCGATCGCCGACCTGTACGGCGACCTGCCCGTCGCACTCCTGGAGAGAAACGTTGACTGACCACGAATTCGCGGTGTGGGCGCCGAGGCCTGAACTGGTCCGCCTCGACGTCGACGGCACCGTCCACGACATGACCCGGTCCAACGACGGGTGGTGGCGGGCAACTGTCGACGTGCCGTCGGACGCCCGCTACGGCTTCCTGCTCGACGACGATCCGAAGGTGCTGCCGGACCCGCGGTCGCCGCGCCAGCCGGACGGCGTGCACGAGCGATCGGCGCTGTGGGATCCGGCGACCGCGCAGTGGAACGACGGCGGCTGGGCCGGGCGCTCGATCGAGGGCGCGGTCATCTACGAACTGCACACCGGAACCTTCACCCCAGAAGGCACCTTCGAGGCGGCGATCGCCAAGCTCGACCACCTGGTCGACCTCGGGGTCGACTTCGTCGAGTTGATGCCCGTCAACGCATTCGGCGGCACCCACGGCTGGGGCTACGACGGCGTGCTGTGGTACGCCGTGCACGAACAGTACGGCGGCCCGGACGGTCTGGTGCGGCTGATCGACGCTTGCCACCAGCGCGGCCTCGGCGTGCTGATCGATGCGGTGTTCAACCACCTCGGACCGTCGGGCAACTACCTGCCGAAGTTCGGCCCCTACCTCTCGTCGGGCAGCAACCCGTGGGGCGAATCGGTGAACATCGCCGACGAGGACTCCGACGAGGTGCGTCGGTACATCATCGACTGCGCGCTGCGCTGGATGCGCGACTTCCACGCCGACGGACTCCGATTGGACGCCGTCCACGCGCTCGTCGACGTCACCGCCGTTCACATCCTCGAGGAGATGTCGACCGAAACCGACGCTCTGGCAGAGGAAGTGGGTAGGCCGCTGTCGCTGATCGCCGAGAGCGACAAGAACGACCCGCGGCTCATCACCCCCCGCGATCAAGGCGGGTACGGGTTGACGGCGCAGTGGGACGACGACATCCACCACGCCATCCACACCGCGGTCTCCGGCGAACGCCAGGGCTACTACGGCGACTTCGGTTCGGTGGAGACGCTCGCCCAGACGCTGAAGAACGGGTACTTCCACGCCGGCACCTACTCGACGTTCCGGCGTCGCCGCCACGGCCGGCCGCTGGACACCAAGGCGATCCCGGCGACGCGACTGCTGGCCTACACGACGACCCACGACCAGGTGGGCAACCGAGCGGTCGGCGATCGGCCGTCACAGAACCTGACCACCGGGCAGCTGGCGGTCAAGGCCGCGCTGGTGCTCGGATCGCCGTACACCGCCATGCTGTTCATGGGCGAGGAGTGGGGATCGTCGAGCCCGTTCCAGTTCTTCAGCAGCCACCCCGAGCCCGAGCTGGCGCGCGCGACCGCCGAGGGTCGCAAGGCCGAGTTCGCCGAGCACGGCTGGGACGCCGACGAGGTCCCCGACCCGCAGGATCCGGAGACCTTCCAACGCTCCAAGCTCAAGTGGGACGAGGTCGGCGAGGGCGACCACGACCGGCTCCTGGACGTCTACCGCGGGCTCATCGCGCTGCGTGGTGACGAACCGGACATGGCCGACCCGTGGCTCGACGACCTCGGGGTCGACTACGACGAGGACGCCGGCTGGATCGTGCTCCGTCGCGGTGCACTGGCCATCGCCTGCAATCTCAGTGTCGATCCCGTGTCCGTGCCGGTGAGTGGTGAGGTCCTGCTGGCGTGGGACGAGCCGCGCGCCGGCGACACGCTCGAACTGCCGGGTCATTCGTTTGCGGTGGTACGTACCTCGGCGAACTAGCCCGTCAACCAGTCATCCCCAGGCGTCGCGCCTGTGGATGGCTGGTTGAGTCGAACGTGGGCCACGCCCACGATGACACGCATGAGCCTGCTTCCGATCCCGCCGATCGATACCGCCACCGACCCCATCACCACACCTGCCGACTTGAGGCAGCGATGGCGAGCACTGATGGGCCCCCTGGGTTTCGACGAACGCCTGCTGCGGTTTTCGTTCGTGGGGCCCGATCGCAGGCTCGTCAAGCTCCTGAGCGACGTCCCCATCGGCCGAAGTCCCACACCGGCCATGGTGGACGACTTGATGTCCGCCCTCGAGGTTCTGGTGCACGACGTCGCCGAGGGCGGAACCGTGGCGTTCCTGCTCACCCGCCCCGGCCTCGGCTCGGTGTCACGCTGGGACCAGCAGTGGGCGGATGCGCTCGTGGCCGGCGCAGCCGAGCGAGGCTTGGCGATCGAGCCGATCTTCCGGGCCCACGATCACGACGTCGCGCTCGTGGCGCCGCGAGCGTTGGCGGCCTACGCCAGGTAGCGGTAGGTCGGCGAACCCGGCTCGAGGAGTTCGACGTGACAGTCGGACTCGTGCATCCTGGCGACCAGCCCCTCCAGGTCGGCCGCCGAGCCCATCTCGATGCCGACGAGCGCCTCGCCGGTGTCGCGGTTGTTGCGCTTGACGTACTCGAACAGGGTGATGTCGTCGTTGGGGCCGAGGACCTCGTCGAGGAACCGGCGCAGCGCGCCCGGCTCCTGCGGGAAGTCGACCAGGAAGTAGTGCTTGAGGCCGAGGTGCACCAGTGACCGCTCGAGCACCTCGCCGTAGCGCGACACGTCGTTGTTGCCGCCCGACACCAGGCACACGACCGTCGACCCCGGCGTGATGTCGGCCTCCACCAGTGCGGCCGCCGACAGCGCGCCGGCCGGCTCGGCGATGATGCCCTCGTTCTGATAGAGATCGAGCATCGCGGTGCACACGGCGCCCTCGTCGACCGTGGTGATCGAGAGCATGTCGCCCGCGGCCGTCAGCGCTGCGAACGGGAGTGCCCCGGCCCGGGCGACCGCCGCACCGTCGACGAACTGGTCGACGTTCTCGAGCGTGACGGGTTCCCCGGTGGCCAGCGCCGCGACCATCGCCGCGGCACCCGCGGGTTCCACGCCGAGCACCGACGTGTCGGTCGTCCGCTCGGCGAAGTAGGTCGTCATGCCGCTGATGCACCCGCCACCGCCGACGGGCACGATCACCAGGTCCGGTTCCCCGCCGAGCTGCTCGAGGATCTCGACGGCGATCGTTCCCTGACCGGCCATCGTGCGGAGGTCGTCGTACGGCGGCACCAGCGTGGCGCCGGTCCGCGCGACGTCCTCGACCGCCGCTGCCGCGGCGATGTCGTAGGTCTTGCCACCGACGATGACCTCGATGAAGTCGCCGCCGTGGTACCGGATGCGGTCGCGCTTCTGCTTGGGCGTCTTGGCCGGCACGTACACCCGCCCGTGCACGCCCATCGAGCGGCAGGCCAGCGCGAAGCCCTGCGCGTGGTTGCCTGCCGACGAGCAGACCACACCTGCGGCGAGTTCGGCGGGGCTCAGCTGCATCATCAGGTTGTAGGCGCCCCGCAGCTTGTACGAGCGGACGGCCTGGAGGTCTTCGCGCTTCAGGTAGACCTGCGCGCCGGTCAGCGTCGACAGCCGATCGCTGAACTGCAAGGGGGTCTTGGCGACGACACCCGAAATTCGCTGGGCAGCCGCATCGATGTCGGCCGCCGACAGAGGTGATTCGAGCGGCGACCGTTTCGTTCCCTGGCTCAGCTCAGCAGTCACCGGTCAATGGTGCCACTGTGTCGCGCGCGACCGGAAATCCGTTTCCGAGCACGCATGAATGTCCCGACGAACGGGTAAGTCCACATGGTCCTGATTCGGAGTTTCGGCTAGCCGAAACCATGGTTGAGAGGTATCGTCGAAGACATGACCACCGCCGGGAACTTTCACTCGACCGTCGCCCGCGCGACGTGCGACGTGCCCGTCGCAGGCGTGCCGTGGCCGGCGTACAAACTGATCGCTCTGCTGGTTGGGGCCGTGGTGCTGCTCGTCGTCGGCGTCGTCACCATGACCGCATCGACGGCCGTGCTGTCCGGCGCCGCCATCGGCACACTCACGTGGCTCGGGCTCAGCGCCTACTGCTCGTCCTGCCGCTAGTCCTGCAGGAGATCACGCAGCGTCGCCAGGTCCGCGGCGACCGCAGCCGCGTCCGCCTCGAACTCTGCATCCGGGGTGCCGGGTCGGCGGCGCAACGTGAAGACGACTTCGCAGCGCGCCTCACCCGTTCCGGCGGCCAGCACTCGCATCGGGTTGTACGTCGACTCCCCCGTCGGCAGCGTCACCACGTGGTCGAGCACACCGAAGGCATTGACCGGAGCGAACTCGACGGTCGCGGTGGTGAGCGTCGGGTCGGCGAGACCGGCCGCCCAGCGATGCAGTTGGCGCGGGTCGGAGGCGAACGCGTACACCGCCTCCGGTGCGGCATCGATCCACACGGAGACGTGCCGCGACGGCTCGGGCTGGTTCATCAGCCGCCCAGGCAGCCCGGTCCGAGCAGCGCCTTCAGATCACCCATCAACGCCGACGACGGCGTGACGCGCAGCGTCTGATCCAGTTCCAGCGTCGTGATCCGGTCGCCACTGATCAGCCGCAGGTGCACCTGTGAGGTGCCGGGGTGATTGGCGAGGACCTGCTTGAGTGCCGTCACCTTCTCGACGGTGCACTGCCGGGTCGGCAGGCTCACCGCGAGCGGGCGGTCGGCCTGGGCGCTGGAGAAGTCCGGGACCACGAGGTCGTTGACGATCAGCGACAATCGGTCGTCGCGGGCATTGACCTTGGCGCCGATGATCACCACTGCGTCGTCGGCGATGTCACCGCCGAAGGTGGCGTAGGTTTGCGGGAAGAACATCACCTCGATGCCACCGGTGAGGTCCTCCAATTGGGCTGACGCCCAGGGCAATCCGTTCTTGTTCACCCGGCGGTTCACCGACGCCAGGATCCCGCCGACGCGCACCTGGGTGTCCGCGGCGACGTCCCCGTCGAGGATCGCGGGGATCTGCGTGTCCACCTGCGCGGCAAGCAGGTGCGCGACCCCGTTGAGGGGGTGCCCGGATACGTACAGACCCAGCATCTCTCGCTCCAGTGCGAGTTTGTGCTTGTCCTCCCACTCGTCCTCGGGAACCTTGATCGTGAACACCGCATCGGTCGCCGTGTCAGCACCGCCGAACAGGTCGAACTGCCCCATCGCCTCGGCCTTCTTGGTGCCGAGAACCGAGTCGACCGCATCGGTGTGGATCAGGAACAGCCCCTTGCGGGAGTGCCCGAGTGAGTCGAACGCACCGGCCTTGACCAGCGACTCCGTCACCTTCTTGTTGCAGGCGGTGATGTGGATCTTGTTGAGGTAGTCCGAGAAGTCGGTGTACTTGCCCTTCTCGGTGCGGGTGTTGATCAGTGAACTGACGACGTTGGCGCCCACGTTGCGCACCGCCCCCAGCCCGAACCTGATGTCGGCGCCGACCGAGGCGAAGTTGAGCACCGACTCGTTGACGTCCGGCGGGAGCACGGTGATGCCGAGCCTGCGGCAGTCGGCCAGGTACACCGCCGCCTTGTCCTTGTCGTCGCCGACCGAGGTGAGCAGGCCCGCCATGTACTCCGCGGGGAAGTTCGCCTTCAGGTAGGCCGTCCAGTACGACACCAGCCCGTAGCCGGCGGCGTGCGACTTGTTGAACGCGTAGTCGGCGAACGGGAGGACGGTGTCCCAGAGCGCCTTGACCGCCGCCGCGGAGAAGCCGTTGGACTTCATGCCCTCGGAGAAGCCCTCGAACTCCTTCTCCAGGACCTCGCGCTTCTTCTTGCCCATGGCCTTGCGGAGGATGTCGGCTCGGGCGAGCGAGAAGCCGGCGACCTTCTGCGCGATGCGCATGATCTGCTCTTGGTAGACGATCAGGCCGTAGGTCTCCGAGAGGATCTCGCGCAGCGGCTCCTCGAGTTCCGGGTGGATCGGCTTGATGGCCTGGCGGTTGTTCTTGCGGTCGGCGTAGTCGTTGTGGGCGTTCATGCCCATGGGACCGGGCCGGTACAGCGCGATCACGGCCACGACGTCCTCGAAGACCGTTGGCTGCATGCGCCGCAGCAGATCTCGCATCGGCCCACCGTCGAGCTGGAACACCCCGAGGGTGTCACCCCTGCCGAGCAGCTCGTAGGTGGCGGGGTCGTCGAGCGGGATTGCGTCGAGGTCCAGCTCGATGCCGCGGTTGGCCTGGATGTTCTCGATGCAGTCACCGATGATCGTCAGGTTCCGCAGGCCGAGGAAGTCCATCTTGAGCAGGCCGATGGCCTCACACGACGGGTAGTCCCACCCCGTGATGATCGCGCCGTCCTGGGGCCGCTTCCACAGTGGAATGGCATCGACGAGCGGCTCGGAACTCATGATCACCGCGCAGGCGTGCACGCCTGCGTTGCGGACCAGACCCTCGAGGCCGCGCGCGGTCTCGTAGATGGTCCGCACGTCTGAATCGGTGTCGATGAGCGCGCGGACCTCCGCGGCCTCCTTGTACCGCTCGTGAGCCGGGTCGGTGATGCCCGAGAGCGGAATGTCCTTGGCCATGATCGGTGGCGGCAGCGCCTTGGTGATCCGGTCGGCGATCGCGAACCCGGGCTGGCCGTAGTTCACCCGGGCCGAGTCCTTCAGTGCGGCCTTGGTCTTGATGGTGCCGAACGTGATGACCTGGGCCACCCGGTCGCTGCCCCACTTGTTCGCCGCGTAGCGCAGCATCTCGCCGCGGCGGCGATCGTCGAAGTCGATGTCGATGTCGGGCATCGACGCGCGCTCGGGGTTGAGGAACCGCTCGAACAGCAGCCCGTAGGTGATCGGGTCGATGTTGGTGATGCCCATGGCGTACGCGACCAGCGAACCGGCGGCGGACCCACGGCCGGGGCCCACCCGGATGTCGACGGAGCGGGCGTAGTTGATGAGGTCGGCGACGATCAGGAAGTAGGACGGATATCCCTTGTCGCAGATGACCTTGATCTCGTACGCGGCCCGGTCGGTGTACTCGGTGGGCACACCGGCGGGAAACCGTCGCTGCAAACCCGCGGTGACCTCGTGGGCGAGCCACGACGCCTCGTCGTGGCCGTCGGGTACCGGGAACACCGGCATACGGTCCTTGGGTGCCCAAACGTCGGCGTAGGGCTGAACGCGTTCGGCGATCAGCAGCGTGGAGTCGCATGCGCCGGGCACCTCGTCGTCCCACAGTGCCCGCATGTCCGCGGCCGACTTGAGGTAGTAACCGTCACCGTCGAACTTGAAGCGCGCGGGGTCCGACAGCGTCTTGCCCGTCTGGACGCAGAGCAGCGCCTCGTGGTTCCGCGACGCCTCCTTGGTGACGTAGTGGCAGTCGTTGGTCGCCAACGGCGGAATGCCGAGCTTGCGACCCACCTCGAGCAGGCCGTCCCGCACCCGACGTTCGATCTCGATGCCGTGGTCCATGAGTTCGAGGAAGAAGTTCTCCGGCCCGAAGATCTCACGCCATTTCGCCGCGGCCTCGAGCGCTTCGCGCTGGTGGCCGAGACGGAGCCGGGTCTGCACTTCGCCGGACGGGCAGCCGGTGGTGGCGATGATGCCCGAGGAGTGCTCGGCGATCAGCTCGGCGTCCATCCGCGACCACTTGCCGAGCTGGCCCTCGAACGACGCCAGCGAGGACAACTTGAACAGGTTGCGCAGTCCGGTCGCGTTCTCCGCGACCATGGTCATGTGCGTGTAGGCGCCGCTGCCCGAGACGTCGTCACCCTTCTGGCTGGGATCGCCCCACTGCACGCGCTTGGTGTCGAATCGCGACGCCGGGGCGATGTACGCCTCCACGCCGATGATCGGCTTGACGTTCGCATCGATCGCAGCGTTGTAGAACTCGCTGGCCCCGAACATGTTGCCGTGGTCGGTCATCCCGAGCGCGGGCATCTCGAGCCGGTTGGCCTCGGCGAACATGTGCTTGACCTTCGCCGCACCGTCGAGCATGGAGTATTCGGTGTGGTTGTGCAGGTGCACGAAGGATCCGCTCATAGGGTCGTCAGTCTATGGCCGACCTCCGACGGCGTTCGGCGTGTCGCGGTACGTGTCTTCGGACACCGACCCGATCGAGGGACTGTCCAGCAATCCATGCGAGAAGAGGATCTGCAGTTGCTTGGTTATCGCGTTCATCGTCGCGCCGCGATCCGGGAACCCTGCGCACAGGCCGACCCCCCAGAGCACCGAGTGGAGCATGTCCGCGATCGGGGTGGCGCAGGTGTCCGACGGCAGTTCCCCGCGCCGCACCGCGTCGCCGACGAGCGTGATCAGGTAGCACCGCAACGCGTCGTCCCGGTCGTCGCGCAGCTCCGGGTTCCGGGTCGCCTCCAGCCGGGAGCTGATCAGGAAAGACACCTGCGAGCGGTCCCGACGATCGGTCTCGTACATCACCGAGACCAACGCTGACAGCGATTCCGCCAGCGTCTCACGGCTTCCCGCCCGCGCGATCCAATTGCCGACCAGTTCGCCCGCCTCTTCGACCAGGGCTGCGTAGATCTCGTCGCGCGTGGAGAAGTAGTAGTGCAGCGTGGGCCGACTGAGATCGGCCTCGAGCGCGATCGCCTGGAACGTGGCCGCGGGATAACCCCGCTGGTTGATCACCGACCGTGCGGCCTTCAGGATGCGGTTGCGCGTTTCCACCGAGTCGGAGCCAACCGGTCGACCCCGGCGCCGAGTGGCCTGCAGTGGTCTCTCATCGGTTTGCGACATCGTCCTGACCTCACCGACGAGGAGATTGGCTCTCCTCGTTCAGCAAACAGTATGGCATTGCTATCGACCGGTCAACCGCGTGGTTGCGGCAAACTAGCCGACGCGGCGCGAACTCGTGTCCGTCAGGCCGGGGGCGTTTCGGTGGCCCGGGGAGCTGCGGTCGAAGTGGCCGCGGTGGCCTTCGATGCCGACTTGCCGCGCAACGCGCCGAACGTCATGACGAGCAGCGCGACCCAGATCAGACCGAAGCCCACCCACCTCGCGGGCGGCATCGGCTCGTGGCCGATGACGACGCCCCACGCCATCTGCAGGGCCGGGTTGAGGTAGAACAGCAGACCCATCGTGACGAGCGGGAGTCGCTGCGCCGCTGCGGCGAACAGCAACAGTGGCACCGCTGTGACCGGGCCGGCCAGCACCAGCAGCCAGGCATGCCCGGTTCCATGGTTCAGGAAGTGGCCCTGGTCGGTCGACTGCAGGAAGATCAGATAACCGGCGGCGATGGGAAGGGCGATCAAGGTCTCGACGGCGACACTGACCCGCGGGTCGGCGTCGACGACCTTCTTGACCAATCCGTAGAGCGCGAACGTGAACGCCAGCACGACCGCGATGTAGGGCGGGGCACCGACGCCCACCGTCAGGACCACCACGGCGATGACCGCGAGGACCAGGGCCGCCAACTGCCAACGCCCGATCCGTTCCCGGAACACCACCACGCCCAGAGCCACGGTCACCAGCGGGTTGATGAAGTACCCGAGCGCGGCGTCGACGACGTGGCCGTGCGTCGCCGCGTAGATGTAGGTGCCCCAGTTCGCCGATACCAGCGCCGACGCGGCGGCGAGCAGCAGCCAGCTGCGACCACTGAGGCGGCGCAGGTCGCCGAGCCTGCGGGCCACCGCGAGGACGCCGACCATGCAGACGACGCTCCACACGATGCGATGCGCCAGCACCTCCATCGATCCCGCGGGCAGCAACAGCGGGAAGTAGCCCGGACACAGTCCCCACCAGACGAAGGCGCCCACGCCGAACAGCACGCCCGAACGGCGTTGCGCCGCTCCGGCGTCCGCGGTCGTCACGACTGGTGCCGGCGCAGCACGTCCAAGGCGTGGCTCAGGTCCGCCGGGTACGGGCTGGTGATCTCGATGCGACGGCCGTCGGCGGGATGGGCGAAGGCCAGCGAGCGTGCGTGCAGCCACTGCCGTTCCAGGCCGAGCCGCTTCGCGATCGTGGGATCGGCGCCGTACGTCAGGTCGCCACAACAGGGATGGTGCAGCGCCGCGAAGTGGACCCGGATCTGATGCGTCCGGCCGGTTTCCAGGTGGATGTCCAGCAGGCTCGCGGAGACGAACGCCTCGACCGTGTCGTAGTGCGTGACGCTGTCCCGACCGTTCTCGGTGACGGCGAACTTCCAGTCGTGACCCCGGTGCCTGCCGATGGGGGCGTCGATGGTGCCGCTCGACGGGTCGGGGTGCCCCTGCACCAGAGCGTGGTACCGCTTGTCGACCGTGCGTTGCTTGAACGCCCGCTTCATCAGCGTGTACGCCCGCTCCGAGATCGCGACGACCATCACCCCGGAGGTGCCGACGTCCAGGCGGTGCACGATCCCCTGGCGCTCGTGGACGCCCGACGTCGTGATCCGGTAACCGGCGGCAGCAAGCCCGCCGAGGACGGTGGGCCCGGTCCAGCCGACCGAGGCGTGCGCAGCCACGCCCGCGGGCTTGTCGACGGCCACGATGTCGTCGTCGGAGTAGAGGATCGTCATGCCCTCGACGTCGACGGTCGGGTTCTCGGGCGGCGCAGGCGGTTCGGGCAACGTGACCTCGAGCCACGCACCCGCGGTCAAGCGCTCGGACTTGCCGACCGGGACGCCGTCGACGGCTATCCCACCGTCCTCGGCCAACGTCGCGACGACGGTCCGGGACAGCCCGAGCAGTCGCGCCAGACCCGCGTCGACGCGCATCCCGGCCAGCCCCTCCGGGACCGGCATCGACCGGGTCATCGGGTGGTGTCGGATTCGTCCGATGCGGCACCGGCGGCCGGCTCGTCGACGACCGGTGCAGGTTCGGGAGTCGGTGCCACCTCATCGGCCGGACGCCGTCCGTCTGCGTCATCGGCCGGACGCCGTCCGTCGGTATCGAAGTCGAAGCCGAACAACGACAGCCCCACCAGCAGGATCGCTCCCCCGACCACTGCGGGATCGGCGACGTTGAACACCGGCCACCATCCGATCGACAGGAAGTCGACGACGTGTCCGCGCAGCGGTCCCGGCGACCGGAAGAACCTGTCCACCAGGTTGCCCAGCGCGCCGCCCAGGATCATGCCGAGCCCCAGCGCCCACCACGGCGACACCAGACGGCGGCCCATCCACACGATGCCGAACACGACGCCGGTCGCCACCAGGGTCAGCACCCAGGTGTAGCCGGTTGCCATCGAGAACGCCGCACCCGAGTTGCGCACCAGGGTCCAGGTGACGGTGTCGCCGATGATCGACACGGGTTGGCCGGGCGTGAGCAGCCTGACCGCCAGCACCTTGGTCACCACGTCGAGCGCGAGCACCACCAGAGCCACCGACAGCAGGAGGCGCAGGCGACGGCGGGGCGACGGCGGTACGGGGTCCCCGTCCGCGGTCACGGGCTCCACCGAACCCGACGTTTCATCAGTCACGCTCCCATCATCCCAAAGACGTCGTGGTGAACAATCGGCGCATGAGCGAAGCGTGCGAAGCGAGTCGACCGCCGAGGCGACAAGCGTGCGAAGCGTGCCACCGAATCCGCCTGGCATGACCCGCGTCGTCGTCGTCACCACCGGCGGCACCATCGCCACCAGTACCGATGCCGACGGGGTGGCGCGGCCGACCCACGGCGGCACGGATCTGCTGTCGACCGCGGGCACGGCGAACCGTCGGGTCGTCGACCTGCTGGCGCTGGATTCCTCGGAGATCGGTCCGCCCGAGTGGCAGCTGATCGGCGGTGCCGTGGCAGCGGCCATCGGCGACGGCGCGCACGGGGTCGTCGTCACGCACGGCACCGACACCATGGAGGAGACCGCGCTGTGGCTCGACCTCGTCCATCACGGGCCGGAGCCGGTGGTGCTCACCGGTGCCATGCGCAGCGCCGACTCCCCCGACGCCGACGGCCCCGGCAACCTGCGCGACGCCTTGGCGGTGGCCGGCGACCCACGCGCCGAGGGCACCGGCGTGACGGTGTGCATGGCGGGCACCGTCTGGCAGCCGCTGGGGTTGACCAAGACCGGATCGGGGTTCACCGGCGTCGCCATCGGTGCGGCGTCGCCGGACGGCGTCGTGCTCGACGGGGTCAAGCGGCGGCCGTCGTTCGCCGGCGGCCTCGCCGAGGCGCCCCCGCGCGTCGACGTGGTGGCGACCTACGCCGGCAGTGACGCCGTGGCGCTCGATGCCTGCGTGGCTGCCGGGGCACGTGGCGTCGTGCTGGAGGCGATGGGCTCGGGCAACGCCGGACCCGACGTCGTCGACGGCGTACGGCGTGCCACAGCCCGCGGCGTGACCGTGGTCGTCAGCACCCGCGTGCCGGGTGCCAGGGTGTCGGCGCGGTACGGCCCCGGCCTGGCGCTGGCCGAGGCGGGCGCGGTGCCAGTGCCGGTGCTGGGCACACCGCAGGCGCGCGTGCTGCTGATGGCCGCGCTGGCCGCCGGCGCCGACGTCGGCGACGTCTTCACCGAGTGGGCCTAGGACTGGTCGTCGTCGGTGAGCGCGCCGACGAAGTCCGGCCAGTCGAGGCTGTCGACGGGATTGGCGCGCCGCACCTCGGGAGTGTCGACGGGCATCGTGCGGGCGGGGCCGGGTCCCGTGCCCCGGGTCTCGAACCGCACGGTCATCACGCCGTGACCGGCCCCCTGCACCCAGCCGTGGCCGTAGGACTCGTGCGTCACGTCGTCCCCGATCCGCCACCCCGCCGCGGGCGACCCAGACGCCGCGGCGGACGCCGCCGCCGCCTCGTGGGTCGCGGGCACGCCGTCGGCGGTCTCGAGGGTCTGCTCGAGATCGGGGAACAGTGACTCCTGCTGCACGTCCGAGAGCCCGGAGAAGCCGACGCCGAGCAGTCTGATGGGCCCCACTTCGATCGGGTCGAGCAGGAGCCGCCTGGCCGTGGCGGTCAGCGTGGCCGCGTCGTCGGTGGCGTACGGCAGCGTCGCGGACCGGGTGAGCGTGCTCATGTCGGACTTCTTCATCTTGACGGTGACCGTGCGCGCGCCGCGGCCGTCGCGGAGCAGGCGACTGTGGGCGTGCTCGCCGATGGGGCCGACGGCCTCGCGCAGCTGGCC from Mycolicibacterium arabiense includes the following:
- a CDS encoding TetR/AcrR family transcriptional regulator is translated as METRNRILKAARSVINQRGYPAATFQAIALEADLSRPTLHYYFSTRDEIYAALVEEAGELVGNWIARAGSRETLAESLSALVSVMYETDRRDRSQVSFLISSRLEATRNPELRDDRDDALRCYLITLVGDAVRRGELPSDTCATPIADMLHSVLWGVGLCAGFPDRGATMNAITKQLQILFSHGLLDSPSIGSVSEDTYRDTPNAVGGRP
- the rarD gene encoding EamA family transporter RarD — translated: MLFGVGAFVWWGLCPGYFPLLLPAGSMEVLAHRIVWSVVCMVGVLAVARRLGDLRRLSGRSWLLLAAASALVSANWGTYIYAATHGHVVDAALGYFINPLVTVALGVVVFRERIGRWQLAALVLAVIAVVVLTVGVGAPPYIAVVLAFTFALYGLVKKVVDADPRVSVAVETLIALPIAAGYLIFLQSTDQGHFLNHGTGHAWLLVLAGPVTAVPLLLFAAAAQRLPLVTMGLLFYLNPALQMAWGVVIGHEPMPPARWVGFGLIWVALLVMTFGALRGKSASKATAATSTAAPRATETPPA
- a CDS encoding RluA family pseudouridine synthase produces the protein MPVPEGLAGMRVDAGLARLLGLSRTVVATLAEDGGIAVDGVPVGKSERLTAGAWLEVTLPEPPAPPENPTVDVEGMTILYSDDDIVAVDKPAGVAAHASVGWTGPTVLGGLAAAGYRITTSGVHERQGIVHRLDVGTSGVMVVAISERAYTLMKRAFKQRTVDKRYHALVQGHPDPSSGTIDAPIGRHRGHDWKFAVTENGRDSVTHYDTVEAFVSASLLDIHLETGRTHQIRVHFAALHHPCCGDLTYGADPTIAKRLGLERQWLHARSLAFAHPADGRRIEITSPYPADLSHALDVLRRHQS
- the lspA gene encoding signal peptidase II, producing MTDETSGSVEPVTADGDPVPPSPRRRLRLLLSVALVVLALDVVTKVLAVRLLTPGQPVSIIGDTVTWTLVRNSGAAFSMATGYTWVLTLVATGVVFGIVWMGRRLVSPWWALGLGMILGGALGNLVDRFFRSPGPLRGHVVDFLSIGWWPVFNVADPAVVGGAILLVGLSLFGFDFDTDGRRPADDADGRRPADEVAPTPEPAPVVDEPAAGAASDESDTTR
- a CDS encoding asparaginase codes for the protein MTRVVVVTTGGTIATSTDADGVARPTHGGTDLLSTAGTANRRVVDLLALDSSEIGPPEWQLIGGAVAAAIGDGAHGVVVTHGTDTMEETALWLDLVHHGPEPVVLTGAMRSADSPDADGPGNLRDALAVAGDPRAEGTGVTVCMAGTVWQPLGLTKTGSGFTGVAIGAASPDGVVLDGVKRRPSFAGGLAEAPPRVDVVATYAGSDAVALDACVAAGARGVVLEAMGSGNAGPDVVDGVRRATARGVTVVVSTRVPGARVSARYGPGLALAEAGAVPVPVLGTPQARVLLMAALAAGADVGDVFTEWA